One window from the genome of Lentibacillus daqui encodes:
- a CDS encoding DUF443 family protein has product MTFTIGISYALGMLLAPLMDYFDISMPPLVNIAILLIALIFVPLLYVSISRSHEKKLYNAVELEALFKSKIRIQPSSIKHFLNVLFSYIVLLGVSVFFFFAYVETQNVIVLVAASLILFLLLLTNRKTIKEGNVAVKIKE; this is encoded by the coding sequence ATGACTTTTACGATAGGAATTTCCTATGCACTCGGTATGCTCCTAGCGCCTTTAATGGATTACTTTGACATTTCCATGCCGCCACTGGTCAATATAGCAATACTGTTGATTGCTTTAATATTCGTACCTTTGTTGTATGTTTCGATCAGCCGTAGCCACGAGAAGAAACTATATAACGCAGTAGAACTTGAAGCACTGTTTAAAAGTAAAATAAGGATTCAGCCAAGCTCTATAAAGCATTTTTTAAATGTATTGTTTAGTTATATTGTGCTTTTAGGGGTTAGCGTATTTTTCTTCTTTGCGTATGTTGAAACACAAAATGTTATAGTGTTAGTCGCCGCATCATTAATATTATTTTTATTGTTACTAACTAACCGTAAAACAATAAAAGAAGGAAATGTTGCAGTGAAAATTAAAGAATAG
- a CDS encoding SDR family oxidoreductase, with product MTQQLVGKTAVVTGASSGIGSAIAKELAEAGANVVLAARNGEKLATIAEEMNQKAKMLCVKIDVTKQKDVNFLAERAQQAFGSVDIYVNNAGMMGSSRVLEGDVSDWEQMIDINVKGVLYGIHSVLPDMLEKKSGHIVNIASDSGFEVTERLTVYCATKFAVRAISAGMEKELVQTGVRVTSISPGMVETPLSSESPFESNRKKLEPKDIARAVVYAVTQPDYVNVNEILVRPV from the coding sequence ATGACACAACAATTAGTAGGAAAAACAGCGGTTGTTACCGGAGCAAGCAGTGGTATTGGCTCAGCCATCGCGAAAGAACTTGCCGAGGCAGGGGCAAATGTCGTGCTTGCTGCAAGGAACGGGGAGAAACTTGCCACAATAGCCGAAGAAATGAATCAGAAAGCAAAAATGCTATGTGTTAAAATAGACGTGACGAAGCAAAAGGATGTGAATTTTCTGGCTGAGCGCGCCCAACAAGCATTTGGCAGTGTAGATATTTATGTTAATAATGCCGGCATGATGGGGTCAAGCAGAGTACTAGAAGGAGACGTCTCTGATTGGGAGCAGATGATTGATATTAATGTGAAGGGTGTTCTTTATGGCATCCATTCCGTCTTACCTGATATGTTGGAAAAGAAAAGTGGACATATTGTCAATATCGCTTCGGATTCCGGATTTGAAGTGACAGAGCGATTGACCGTATACTGTGCAACGAAATTTGCTGTACGTGCAATCTCCGCTGGTATGGAGAAAGAGCTTGTCCAAACTGGCGTGCGCGTCACTAGTATTTCACCGGGCATGGTGGAAACGCCGTTAAGTTCAGAAAGCCCATTTGAAAGCAATCGGAAAAAACTTGAACCGAAAGACATTGCGCGAGCCGTTGTTTATGCGGTGACTCAGCCGGATTATGTGAATGTCAATGAAATTTTGGTTAGACCTGTTTAA
- a CDS encoding DUF443 family protein: protein MKCTVHRTAKNLRYRILTIKGENYILDMGGASLWKLLFPFFYWLLPNRVYKVEDPEIAEELTAPTVKEKVGSSQFLWAILASIAASSLSPIANYFDVDIPIYVNAIIVTVIVVLMILLIFTISRMFKKNMYQIIDLSQLFKGRLWVMPDSFKVIFLVTFVYVGCVGLGVMGAAAYIEYGNWIILIFSTMLIFAGIVLPGLATIIEGNTRVMFLGGKRSKAFPQDDA from the coding sequence ATGAAATGCACTGTGCATCGTACAGCCAAAAATTTAAGGTATCGAATACTGACAATTAAAGGAGAGAACTATATTCTGGATATGGGAGGGGCGTCCCTTTGGAAGCTATTATTTCCTTTTTTCTACTGGCTGCTTCCCAATCGTGTATATAAAGTGGAGGATCCAGAAATTGCAGAAGAATTAACAGCTCCTACCGTAAAGGAAAAGGTGGGTTCTTCTCAATTTTTATGGGCGATCTTAGCCTCTATTGCTGCCAGCAGTTTAAGCCCTATAGCGAATTATTTTGACGTTGATATTCCGATTTATGTAAATGCAATCATTGTGACAGTTATTGTTGTTCTCATGATATTACTCATCTTTACTATCAGTCGAATGTTTAAAAAAAACATGTATCAAATAATCGACCTTAGTCAGTTATTTAAAGGTCGCTTATGGGTCATGCCTGATTCATTTAAAGTTATTTTTCTGGTTACATTCGTTTATGTTGGCTGTGTTGGATTGGGAGTAATGGGAGCCGCAGCATATATTGAATATGGTAATTGGATAATATTGATATTTTCAACTATGCTTATATTTGCTGGGATCGTTTTGCCCGGACTCGCAACGATAATTGAGGGGAATACAAGGGTCATGTTTCTGGGTGGCAAAAGATCAAAAGCTTTCCCACAGGATGATGCCTAG
- a CDS encoding lactonase family protein yields MGKKYIGYAGTYTRQTSEGIYRFELDVDAGTLGKTEVAAKVGSPTYVTVRDDNKYLYSVAQDGDQGGVNAYRLENRTGALTKINSQLEDGAPPCHLTVRGDQVVTANYHKGAVGLYQVDEQGALQAGSFVFHEGSGPHKRQEHSHVHYAGFSPDGKYVLACDLGTDELVTYQIEDNGLRRVATLQVNGGSGPRHIVFHPNEKVAYLITELSSEIIVLAYDTETGSFSEKQYIKTIPADFMETNDASAIHISSDGKFVYAGNRGHNSITVFAVDDETNKLSLVEYMPSGGEWPRDFVLDPSENYLVASNQHTGNVVLFARDSETGKLSKLDSEIAVPEVVCVKFLQ; encoded by the coding sequence ATGGGCAAAAAATATATTGGGTATGCCGGAACCTATACACGGCAAACGAGTGAAGGGATCTATCGGTTCGAATTGGATGTAGATGCTGGAACATTGGGTAAAACAGAGGTGGCGGCTAAGGTTGGGAGCCCTACTTATGTAACTGTCCGTGATGACAACAAGTATCTGTACTCGGTTGCGCAGGATGGGGATCAAGGTGGTGTCAATGCATACAGGCTTGAAAATCGGACAGGCGCCTTGACGAAGATAAACAGCCAGCTGGAGGATGGCGCACCACCTTGTCATTTAACGGTTCGAGGCGATCAAGTTGTTACTGCTAATTATCATAAAGGGGCTGTTGGACTGTACCAAGTGGATGAACAGGGTGCATTACAAGCCGGGTCATTTGTTTTCCATGAAGGAAGCGGGCCGCATAAGCGTCAGGAACATTCACATGTGCATTATGCCGGATTCTCGCCGGATGGAAAGTATGTCCTTGCTTGCGACCTTGGTACGGACGAGCTAGTGACCTATCAAATAGAAGATAACGGATTAAGGCGCGTTGCAACATTGCAGGTCAACGGTGGCAGTGGTCCGCGACATATTGTTTTCCATCCAAATGAAAAAGTGGCCTATCTGATTACTGAATTAAGCTCAGAAATCATTGTTTTGGCATACGATACGGAAACGGGCAGTTTTTCGGAAAAACAATATATCAAGACAATCCCGGCTGATTTTATGGAGACGAATGATGCCAGTGCGATTCATATTTCTTCAGATGGAAAATTTGTTTATGCTGGAAATCGCGGGCACAATAGTATTACCGTTTTTGCTGTTGACGATGAAACAAACAAGCTTTCGTTAGTAGAATACATGCCATCTGGCGGAGAATGGCCGCGGGATTTTGTGTTGGATCCAAGTGAGAATTATCTTGTTGCATCCAATCAGCATACGGGAAATGTAGTTTTATTTGCACGTGACAGTGAAACAGGAAAGCTTTCCAAATTGGATTCAGAAATTGCAGTACCTGAAGTGGTTTGTGTAAAATTTTTACAGTAA
- a CDS encoding glycerol dehydrogenase, with protein sequence MTERIFTSPAKYVQGKNVIQNIGEYVKDLGEQTIVIADETVWDIAGNELVNQLKHKNLKAEKVIFNGEASKTEIQRITDIAKNANATVVIGVGGGKTLDTAKAVSDELNGYTVIVPTTASTDAPTSALSVVYSDDGVFEGYRFYNKNPDLVVVDTKIIAGAPPRFLASGIADALATWVEARSVILAGGNTMAGGKTTIAGQAIAEKCEETLFKYANLAYESVKVKSVTPALESVVEANTLLSGLGFESGGLGAAHAIHNGFTALHGDIHNMTHGEKVAFGTLVQLALEKRDLREIERYIALYTSLDLPVTLEDIKLKDATRDDIMKVAQAATTEGETIHQAFKVTADDVADAIFAADQYAKAYKEKHAK encoded by the coding sequence ATGACTGAAAGAATTTTCACCAGCCCCGCTAAATATGTTCAGGGGAAAAATGTCATTCAAAATATTGGGGAATACGTAAAGGACCTTGGTGAGCAAACCATTGTCATAGCGGATGAAACGGTTTGGGATATTGCCGGGAACGAACTGGTTAACCAATTGAAACATAAAAACCTTAAGGCCGAGAAAGTTATCTTTAACGGAGAAGCTTCCAAAACAGAAATTCAGCGGATAACTGACATTGCTAAAAATGCTAATGCAACAGTGGTTATCGGTGTCGGTGGTGGTAAAACGCTCGATACCGCTAAAGCTGTATCAGACGAATTGAACGGCTATACTGTGATTGTACCCACAACTGCTTCAACCGATGCACCAACAAGTGCGCTATCCGTAGTTTATTCAGATGATGGGGTTTTTGAAGGTTATCGTTTCTACAATAAAAATCCAGATCTTGTTGTTGTCGATACAAAAATTATTGCAGGCGCACCACCACGTTTTCTGGCCTCAGGGATTGCGGATGCATTGGCGACCTGGGTTGAAGCTCGAAGCGTCATCCTGGCAGGAGGCAACACAATGGCAGGCGGCAAAACAACAATTGCCGGACAAGCGATTGCTGAAAAATGTGAAGAAACACTTTTCAAATATGCCAATCTAGCTTATGAATCCGTGAAAGTCAAATCAGTAACGCCGGCGCTTGAATCTGTTGTGGAAGCCAACACTCTGCTTAGCGGTTTAGGCTTTGAAAGTGGCGGTCTCGGAGCAGCACACGCTATTCACAATGGCTTCACAGCTTTGCATGGTGACATCCATAATATGACACATGGTGAAAAAGTTGCATTTGGCACGCTTGTCCAACTCGCGCTCGAAAAACGCGATTTGAGGGAGATTGAGCGCTACATTGCGCTGTATACAAGCCTTGATTTGCCAGTCACTTTGGAAGACATCAAATTGAAAGATGCAACAAGAGATGACATCATGAAAGTGGCTCAAGCGGCTACCACTGAAGGTGAAACAATCCATCAAGCCTTTAAGGTCACAGCAGACGATGTCGCCGATGCAATTTTTGCAGCTGATCAGTATGCAAAAGCCTATAAAGAAAAACATGCTAAGTAA
- a CDS encoding Hsp20/alpha crystallin family protein — MFDLMPFHKRNEDVFRNMLKSFDDAFNRDVFSPLNQELGSFRTDITEKDNAYYIEADLPGIAKEDININIENNHLTISAKRDNNHEEKDENNKVIRQERHYGEFVRSFYVDNVNEDEISAKLEDGILKVEIPKKDTTAPAAKQIDIQ, encoded by the coding sequence ATGTTTGACTTAATGCCTTTTCACAAAAGAAATGAAGATGTATTTCGCAACATGCTAAAATCGTTTGATGATGCGTTTAACCGTGATGTCTTTTCTCCGTTAAATCAGGAACTTGGTTCATTCCGCACCGATATTACGGAAAAGGATAATGCTTATTATATTGAAGCGGATTTACCAGGTATTGCAAAAGAGGATATCAACATTAATATAGAAAATAATCATTTAACCATTTCAGCTAAACGTGACAACAATCATGAAGAAAAAGATGAAAATAACAAAGTAATCCGCCAAGAACGCCATTACGGTGAATTTGTCCGCAGCTTTTATGTGGACAATGTAAATGAGGACGAGATCTCCGCGAAATTGGAAGATGGAATCCTTAAAGTAGAAATTCCAAAAAAAGATACAACCGCACCTGCCGCAAAACAAATTGATATTCAATAA